The following are encoded together in the Myxococcus virescens genome:
- a CDS encoding ExbD/TolR family protein has translation MAGGAQDNDDEITGINVTPLVDVVLVLLIIFMVTANFIVRETVEVDLPRAANGGETVQGLVNVVLDKEGKLFFDGTEMTEKELEARVAEAVAKDKETRAIISADQSLPYGRVMRLIDVVKGQGIAKFALNIEKDVAPAAAPSAP, from the coding sequence ATGGCGGGCGGCGCGCAGGACAACGACGACGAAATCACAGGCATCAACGTCACCCCGCTGGTGGACGTGGTGCTGGTGCTGCTCATCATCTTCATGGTGACGGCCAACTTCATCGTCCGCGAGACGGTGGAGGTGGACCTGCCCCGCGCCGCCAACGGCGGTGAGACGGTGCAGGGCCTGGTCAACGTGGTGCTGGACAAGGAGGGCAAGCTCTTCTTCGACGGCACCGAGATGACCGAGAAGGAGCTGGAGGCGCGGGTTGCGGAGGCGGTGGCCAAGGACAAGGAGACGCGCGCCATCATCAGCGCGGACCAGTCGCTTCCCTATGGCCGCGTCATGCGGCTCATCGACGTGGTGAAGGGCCAGGGCATCGCCAAGTTCGCGCTCAACATCGAAAAGGACGTAGCCCCCGCGGCCGCGCCCTCAGCCCCCTGA
- a CDS encoding MotA/TolQ/ExbB proton channel family protein encodes MTPFLSLAQTNHTELGWLSSKLLGVTLTSAEWVLWVLVILSVLSIAIMLERTVYFARHRLPDSEALAVRLARGEYDVARKAIEGKTGMEAAIIREALASADQGADTVEQVIASTLSRERPQYERFLSYLGTLGNNAPFIGLFGTVLGIIKAFNDLGKMNAQGGGGAMQQTVMAGISEALVATAVGLAVAIPAVVAFNVFNRQLKTLTSRANALGYALVGSMRAERPASSTATAARAAEAR; translated from the coding sequence ATGACGCCCTTCCTCTCCCTGGCCCAGACGAATCACACCGAGCTGGGCTGGCTCAGCAGCAAGCTGCTCGGCGTGACGCTCACCTCCGCCGAATGGGTGCTCTGGGTGCTCGTCATCCTCTCGGTGCTCTCCATCGCCATCATGCTGGAGCGCACGGTGTACTTCGCTCGCCACCGGCTGCCGGACTCGGAGGCCCTGGCGGTGCGGCTGGCCCGCGGCGAGTACGACGTGGCCCGCAAGGCCATTGAAGGCAAGACGGGCATGGAGGCCGCCATCATCCGCGAGGCCCTGGCCTCCGCCGACCAGGGCGCGGACACGGTGGAGCAGGTGATTGCCTCCACCCTGTCGCGTGAGCGTCCCCAGTACGAGCGCTTCCTGTCGTACCTGGGCACGCTGGGCAACAACGCGCCATTCATCGGTCTGTTCGGTACGGTGCTGGGCATCATCAAGGCCTTCAATGACCTGGGGAAGATGAACGCCCAGGGCGGCGGCGGGGCCATGCAGCAGACCGTCATGGCCGGCATCTCCGAGGCGCTGGTCGCCACGGCCGTGGGTCTGGCGGTGGCGATTCCGGCGGTGGTGGCCTTCAACGTCTTCAACCGCCAGCTCAAGACGCTCACCAGCCGCGCCAATGCCCTGGGCTACGCCCTGGTGGGCAGCATGCGCGCCGAGCGCCCCGCCTCCAGCACGGCCACTGCGGCTCGCGCCGCGGAGGCCCGCTAG
- a CDS encoding aldo/keto reductase family protein, with translation MHFRKLGRSGLVVSEISYGNWITHGSQVEEEAALACVRAALDVGITTFDTADVYAATRAEEVLGRALKGQRRAGYELFTKVYWPTGPGKNDRGLSRKHILESIDGSLRRLQTDYVDLYQAHRFDVETPLEETMLAFADIVRQGKALYIGVSEWTADQIRQGAALARELRVPFISNQPQYSMLYRVIEPQVIPASDEAGLGQIVWSPIAQGVLTGKYLPGQAPPPGSRATEANAVRYGITRFMTDDVLTRVQQLVPLAKDAGLSMAQLAVAWVLQNPSVSSAIVGASRPEQVHDNVKAAGVKLEPELLRRIDAVLGPAIERNPALTDVPAQRP, from the coding sequence ATGCACTTCCGCAAGCTCGGCCGCAGCGGCCTCGTCGTCAGTGAGATTTCCTACGGCAACTGGATCACCCATGGCTCCCAGGTGGAGGAAGAGGCCGCGCTCGCCTGCGTGCGCGCGGCGCTGGACGTGGGCATCACCACCTTCGACACCGCGGACGTGTACGCGGCCACCCGCGCCGAGGAAGTGCTCGGCCGTGCCCTGAAGGGCCAGCGCCGCGCCGGCTACGAGCTCTTCACCAAGGTGTACTGGCCCACCGGCCCCGGAAAGAATGACCGCGGCCTGTCGCGCAAGCACATCCTGGAGAGCATCGACGGCTCGCTGCGCCGGCTACAAACGGACTACGTGGACCTGTACCAGGCCCACCGCTTCGACGTGGAGACGCCGCTGGAGGAGACGATGCTCGCGTTCGCCGACATCGTCCGCCAGGGCAAGGCGCTGTACATCGGCGTCTCCGAATGGACGGCCGACCAGATTCGCCAGGGCGCCGCGCTGGCCCGCGAGCTGCGCGTGCCCTTCATCTCCAACCAGCCGCAGTACTCCATGCTCTACCGCGTCATCGAGCCGCAGGTCATCCCGGCCTCCGACGAAGCAGGCCTGGGACAGATTGTCTGGTCCCCCATCGCCCAGGGCGTCCTCACCGGCAAGTACCTGCCCGGCCAGGCCCCCCCGCCGGGCAGCCGCGCCACGGAGGCCAACGCCGTGCGCTACGGCATCACCCGCTTCATGACGGATGACGTGCTCACCCGCGTGCAGCAGCTCGTCCCGCTGGCGAAGGATGCCGGCCTCTCCATGGCCCAGCTCGCCGTGGCCTGGGTGCTCCAGAATCCCAGCGTCTCCTCCGCCATCGTCGGCGCCTCCCGGCCGGAGCAGGTGCACGACAACGTGAAGGCCGCGGGCGTGAAGCTGGAGCCAGAGCTGCTGCGCCGGATTGACGCGGTGCTGGGCCCCGCCATCGAACGAAATCCAGCCCTGACCGACGTCCCCGCCCAGCGCCCCTGA
- a CDS encoding DoxX family protein produces MSFAILLLSFFLLLHLPPLRRIPALSTPTARAAVAAGLFFVGAGVMHFAMPARYAAMIPPRLPSPAFWVYLSGAAEVAGGLGLLLPRTRRLAALGLIALLLAILPANIHEAQANTAAHVLPFPDWYFWLRIPFQLVYVAWVAWAGGWWPVRGRARLAAHG; encoded by the coding sequence ATGTCCTTCGCCATCCTCCTGCTGTCCTTCTTCCTGCTGCTGCACCTGCCGCCGCTGCGGCGCATCCCCGCGCTGTCCACCCCCACGGCGCGCGCCGCGGTCGCCGCGGGGCTCTTCTTCGTGGGCGCGGGCGTCATGCACTTCGCCATGCCCGCGCGCTACGCGGCCATGATTCCGCCGCGACTGCCATCACCCGCCTTCTGGGTCTACCTCTCCGGAGCCGCGGAGGTCGCGGGCGGGCTGGGGCTGCTGCTGCCACGCACCCGTCGACTCGCGGCGCTGGGGCTCATCGCGCTGCTGCTGGCCATCCTCCCCGCCAACATTCATGAGGCCCAGGCCAACACCGCCGCCCACGTGCTGCCCTTCCCGGACTGGTACTTCTGGCTGCGCATCCCCTTCCAGCTCGTCTACGTCGCCTGGGTGGCGTGGGCTGGCGGCTGGTGGCCCGTCCGCGGCCGTGCGCGACTGGCAGCCCACGGTTAG
- a CDS encoding helix-turn-helix transcriptional regulator: MLLARPPELAPQAPWPDMPLVVWPTALAMWGPGDATTKHAHHAMHLVLCRRGTLSVRAQGMKTAEQAAGVLVGPDILHALDARDREVIILFVEPESDDGARLQAALDGPIRLFETTQRDALLGGLPTAGALAHEAVGGWMESTLATLSGTPEAPRHLHPRVRKLLRHLRAEAAPEDTSLEALAQVAGLSPGRLMHTFTESVGVPLRPYLLWLRLQRAAGAIAAGHTLTEAAHAAGFSDAAHLTRTFRRMFGTTPSSLQRRGPRVQAQGRNGAPR, from the coding sequence ATGCTCCTCGCCCGCCCTCCAGAACTGGCGCCCCAGGCGCCGTGGCCGGACATGCCCCTGGTGGTGTGGCCCACCGCGCTGGCGATGTGGGGCCCTGGCGACGCGACGACGAAGCACGCCCACCACGCCATGCACCTGGTGCTGTGCCGGCGGGGCACCCTGTCCGTCCGCGCGCAAGGCATGAAGACCGCCGAACAGGCAGCCGGCGTGCTCGTGGGCCCGGACATTCTCCACGCGCTCGACGCACGAGACCGCGAGGTCATCATCCTCTTCGTCGAACCCGAGAGCGACGACGGCGCGCGACTCCAGGCCGCGCTCGACGGTCCGATACGCCTGTTCGAGACGACGCAGCGCGATGCCCTCCTCGGCGGGCTGCCCACTGCGGGAGCACTGGCACACGAAGCGGTCGGCGGATGGATGGAGTCCACGCTGGCCACGCTCTCCGGGACGCCCGAAGCCCCCCGTCACCTCCACCCGCGCGTGCGCAAGCTGCTGCGCCACCTGCGCGCGGAGGCCGCGCCGGAAGACACCTCGCTCGAAGCCCTGGCCCAGGTCGCGGGCCTCTCGCCCGGAAGGCTGATGCACACGTTCACCGAATCCGTCGGTGTGCCACTGCGGCCCTACCTCCTGTGGCTCCGGCTCCAGCGGGCCGCGGGCGCCATCGCCGCGGGCCACACCTTGACTGAAGCCGCCCACGCGGCCGGCTTCTCGGATGCGGCGCACCTGACGCGCACCTTCCGGCGGATGTTCGGCACCACGCCGTCATCGCTTCAGCGCCGTGGACCGCGCGTCCAGGCGCAGGGCCGCAATGGCGCGCCCCGCTGA
- a CDS encoding AAA family ATPase produces the protein MAAELLSPAEAQGAAEVAARLKDGLNTVMLDQESVVEQVVVAVLARGHVLLEGLPGLGKTELCKALARLLSLPFRRIQFTPDLLPGDITGTYVLEGDGRRDFVFREGPLFASLVLADEINRSSPKTQSALLEAMQERSVTVLGQTRPLPDPFFVLATQNPIELEGTYPLPEAQLDRFLFRIQVPPVGAKTLRALLTTRVRGAPPELSPVLDAEGLGRLFAAADRVHLPGPVADFIGRLVEASDPRQPSAPDAVRRFVRYGASPRAALALAAAGRALALLRGRPNVGFDDVVAAAPSVLNHRLVLAYEASLEKVSAADVVRALLQAVPEVPRA, from the coding sequence GTGGCAGCGGAGCTTCTCAGTCCCGCCGAGGCACAGGGAGCGGCGGAGGTGGCGGCCCGGCTCAAGGACGGGCTGAACACCGTCATGCTGGACCAGGAATCCGTCGTCGAGCAGGTGGTGGTGGCGGTGCTCGCGCGCGGGCACGTCCTGCTGGAGGGCCTGCCTGGCCTGGGCAAGACGGAGCTGTGCAAGGCGCTGGCGCGGCTGCTGTCGCTGCCCTTCCGCCGCATCCAGTTCACTCCCGACCTGCTACCCGGCGACATCACGGGGACCTACGTGCTGGAAGGCGACGGCCGCCGCGACTTCGTCTTCCGCGAGGGCCCGCTCTTCGCCAGCCTGGTGCTGGCGGACGAAATCAACCGCTCCAGCCCGAAGACACAGTCCGCGCTGCTGGAGGCCATGCAGGAGCGCAGCGTCACCGTGCTGGGGCAGACGCGTCCGTTGCCGGACCCCTTCTTCGTGCTCGCCACGCAGAACCCCATCGAGTTGGAGGGCACCTATCCGTTGCCCGAGGCGCAGCTCGACCGGTTTCTCTTCCGCATCCAGGTGCCCCCCGTGGGCGCGAAGACGCTGCGCGCGCTGCTCACCACGCGCGTGCGTGGCGCGCCGCCGGAGCTGTCGCCGGTGCTGGACGCGGAGGGCCTGGGCCGCCTCTTCGCCGCCGCGGACCGCGTGCACCTGCCGGGCCCCGTGGCGGACTTCATCGGCCGGTTGGTGGAGGCCTCAGACCCACGCCAACCGTCGGCGCCCGACGCCGTGCGCCGCTTCGTCCGTTATGGCGCCAGTCCTCGCGCGGCGCTCGCGCTCGCCGCCGCCGGGCGCGCGCTGGCGTTGCTGCGAGGCAGGCCCAACGTGGGCTTCGATGACGTGGTGGCCGCCGCGCCTTCCGTCCTCAATCACCGGTTGGTGCTCGCCTACGAGGCCTCGCTGGAGAAGGTCAGCGCGGCGGACGTGGTGCGCGCGCTGCTCCAGGCCGTCCCCGAGGTGCCGCGTGCGTAG
- a CDS encoding ABC transporter ATP-binding protein has protein sequence MSLLEVKGLRRDYGPLRAVDDVSFSLEAGSILGFIGPNGAGKSTTLRILATLDVPTSGEVLLDGHSLVDAPDRARPLIGYMPDRYGTYDDVTVFEFLDFFARAYGLKGAARRQRVESVMAFTGLTPLADRLTTALSKGMRQRVALGRTLLHDPSLLLLDEPADGLDPRARIELRELLRALADQGKAVIISSHILTELAEICDTCAIIEQGRLLATGKVADLLQQQEVGAAVTPELTVRLAVGDAGNAVWERAERVLLEQPRVTRVAREGEALRVRLELDAGAGPAQVDAAAAVLLAALVAAGLPVCAFSTRERNLEDAFMTVTKGRVA, from the coding sequence ATGAGCCTGCTGGAGGTGAAGGGACTGCGGCGCGACTACGGGCCGCTGCGCGCGGTGGATGACGTGTCGTTCTCCCTGGAGGCCGGCAGCATCCTGGGCTTCATCGGGCCCAACGGCGCGGGCAAGAGCACCACGCTGCGCATCCTGGCCACGCTGGATGTGCCCACGTCGGGCGAGGTGCTGCTGGACGGCCATTCGCTGGTGGATGCGCCGGACCGGGCGCGTCCGCTCATCGGCTACATGCCGGACCGGTACGGCACCTATGACGACGTCACTGTCTTCGAGTTCCTGGACTTCTTCGCGCGCGCCTATGGACTGAAGGGCGCGGCGCGCCGGCAGCGGGTGGAGTCGGTGATGGCGTTCACCGGACTCACGCCCCTGGCCGACCGGCTCACCACCGCGTTGTCCAAGGGCATGCGGCAGCGCGTGGCGTTGGGGCGCACGCTGTTGCACGACCCGTCGCTGCTGCTGCTGGACGAGCCCGCGGACGGGTTGGACCCGCGCGCCCGTATCGAGCTGCGCGAGCTGTTGCGCGCCCTGGCGGACCAGGGGAAGGCGGTCATCATCTCCAGCCACATCCTCACGGAGCTGGCGGAGATCTGCGACACCTGCGCCATCATCGAGCAGGGGCGTCTGCTGGCCACCGGGAAGGTGGCGGACCTGCTCCAGCAGCAGGAGGTGGGCGCGGCGGTGACGCCCGAGCTGACGGTGCGGCTGGCCGTGGGCGACGCGGGCAACGCCGTCTGGGAGCGCGCGGAGCGGGTGCTCCTCGAACAGCCGCGTGTGACGCGTGTGGCGCGAGAAGGCGAGGCGCTGCGTGTGCGCCTGGAGCTGGATGCGGGCGCGGGCCCCGCGCAGGTGGACGCGGCGGCGGCGGTGCTGCTGGCGGCGCTGGTGGCCGCGGGGCTTCCCGTATGCGCCTTCAGCACGCGGGAGCGGAACCTCGAGGATGCCTTCATGACGGTGACGAAGGGGAGGGTGGCGTGA
- a CDS encoding ABC transporter permease → MSAPVDTAMSPPAPEPMASGGGQVAGAEPWSQRWGDRLNPLVVKELRQGLRTRVFWVCFGLMLLACLAVALVAYVDTREGAYARHGQGYFFSFFVCLGVAHFFVIPYSAYRSLAREREDETWVLLVLTGLGPRRILRGKVASFLVQAALYASAAGPFLLFSYFLNGITLPTILVVLALGGAWLVFLTVASVCAATLADARMGRAFVHFGLLGALGLALVQGLGAAYAISEMGDRFLNDVEFLYLVGIALMLMLMDGWLLFEAAASRLSLPTEDYTRGPRRAVGVQVLVGMLAGCAIWWLTGRKHNVPEMFALLGGVHLLGVGMFVVADVDGQARPLRATTRPWSVLRPGALRGFRWMVFLLGAWSALFWGLQVGSSDLPLKGLSLRMATLALPAYGVLFLSLAVWLGRKVRPDRLATPVAVRLMFVASVALASALPPLVAVLMGFDGDDPILNLFNPVVGIANFATYDYGASGPKMSWDLLGAVVGLALVAAFGTDRMLMAREQRAHTS, encoded by the coding sequence GTGAGCGCGCCCGTGGATACGGCGATGAGCCCTCCGGCCCCGGAGCCGATGGCTTCGGGTGGTGGCCAGGTCGCGGGCGCGGAGCCCTGGTCGCAGCGGTGGGGGGACCGGCTCAACCCACTGGTGGTGAAGGAGCTCCGCCAGGGACTGCGCACGCGCGTCTTCTGGGTGTGCTTCGGGTTGATGCTGCTGGCGTGCCTGGCGGTGGCGCTGGTGGCCTACGTGGACACGCGCGAGGGCGCCTACGCGCGGCACGGCCAGGGTTACTTCTTCTCCTTCTTCGTCTGCCTGGGCGTCGCGCACTTCTTCGTCATCCCGTACAGCGCCTACCGCTCGTTGGCGCGTGAGCGCGAGGACGAGACGTGGGTGTTGCTGGTGCTCACCGGCCTGGGGCCGCGCCGCATCCTCCGGGGCAAGGTGGCGTCGTTCCTCGTGCAGGCGGCCTTGTATGCCTCCGCGGCCGGGCCCTTCCTCCTCTTCAGCTACTTCCTCAATGGCATCACGCTCCCCACGATTCTGGTGGTGCTGGCGCTGGGCGGCGCGTGGCTCGTCTTCCTCACGGTGGCCAGCGTGTGCGCGGCGACGCTGGCCGACGCCCGCATGGGGCGTGCCTTCGTCCACTTCGGCCTGCTGGGCGCATTGGGTCTGGCGCTGGTGCAGGGCCTGGGCGCGGCCTACGCGATATCGGAGATGGGAGACCGGTTCCTGAATGATGTGGAGTTCCTCTATCTGGTGGGCATCGCGCTGATGCTGATGCTCATGGACGGCTGGCTGCTCTTCGAGGCCGCCGCGTCCCGGCTGTCCCTGCCCACGGAGGACTACACGCGGGGGCCACGTCGCGCGGTGGGGGTGCAGGTGCTGGTGGGCATGCTCGCCGGCTGTGCCATCTGGTGGCTGACGGGGCGTAAGCACAATGTTCCGGAGATGTTCGCGCTCCTGGGCGGCGTCCACCTGCTGGGCGTGGGCATGTTCGTGGTCGCGGACGTGGATGGTCAGGCGCGCCCGTTGCGCGCGACCACCCGGCCCTGGTCCGTGCTGCGGCCCGGCGCGCTGCGGGGCTTCCGCTGGATGGTGTTCCTGCTGGGGGCCTGGAGCGCGCTGTTCTGGGGCCTGCAGGTGGGGTCCTCGGACCTGCCGCTGAAGGGCCTCTCCCTGCGGATGGCCACCCTGGCGTTACCGGCGTATGGCGTGCTCTTCCTGTCGCTGGCGGTGTGGCTGGGGCGGAAGGTGCGCCCGGACCGGCTGGCCACGCCCGTGGCGGTGCGCTTGATGTTCGTGGCTTCCGTGGCGCTGGCCTCGGCGCTGCCTCCGTTGGTGGCGGTGTTGATGGGATTCGATGGGGATGACCCCATCCTCAACCTCTTCAACCCCGTGGTGGGCATCGCGAACTTCGCCACGTATGACTACGGGGCGTCCGGGCCGAAGATGTCCTGGGACTTGCTGGGCGCGGTCGTGGGCCTGGCGCTGGTGGCCGCCTTCGGGACGGACCGGATGCTCATGGCGCGTGAGCAGCGGGCTCACACGTCGTGA
- a CDS encoding DUF58 domain-containing protein: MDAAAVARLVPGLALALPRGPHRGLVGEVRATSEGSALELHDFRAYQPGDDLRQVDWNAVARTGELVLRIRQDEVSPRVEVVLDGSRSMALSPRKAACAREVALLTAEVAARQGLSPTLLVAGARPERVQGQACRAALEAADFDARDGLPESLGRLPPLRPCGLRVVVSDFLFEADLPALCARLARGASGLFLAQVLDAEDLDPAGGDGARLVDSESGAALEELLTDEVLAAYTRRFAEHQRGLRGAALRARGALLTARAQDGLGALVAGPLRPLFLAAGAS; this comes from the coding sequence ATGGACGCAGCCGCCGTCGCGCGGCTTGTTCCGGGGCTGGCCCTGGCGCTGCCCAGGGGGCCCCACCGGGGGCTCGTGGGGGAGGTCCGTGCCACATCCGAGGGGAGCGCGCTGGAGCTGCATGACTTCCGTGCGTACCAGCCCGGGGATGACCTGCGGCAGGTGGACTGGAACGCGGTGGCGCGCACGGGAGAGCTCGTGCTGCGCATCCGCCAGGACGAGGTGTCGCCGCGCGTGGAGGTGGTGCTGGATGGTTCGCGCTCCATGGCGCTGTCCCCACGCAAGGCCGCGTGCGCGCGGGAGGTGGCGCTGCTGACGGCGGAGGTGGCGGCGCGGCAGGGGCTGTCGCCCACGTTGCTGGTGGCCGGTGCCCGGCCGGAGCGTGTTCAGGGACAGGCGTGCCGGGCGGCCTTGGAAGCGGCGGACTTCGACGCGCGGGACGGGCTGCCGGAGTCGCTGGGGCGCCTGCCGCCGCTGCGGCCGTGTGGGCTGCGCGTGGTGGTGAGTGACTTCCTCTTCGAAGCGGACCTGCCGGCGCTGTGCGCGCGGCTGGCGCGTGGCGCGTCGGGCCTCTTCCTGGCGCAGGTGTTGGACGCCGAGGACCTGGACCCGGCGGGTGGAGATGGCGCCCGGCTGGTGGATTCGGAGAGCGGCGCGGCGCTGGAGGAGTTGCTGACGGACGAGGTGCTGGCCGCGTACACGCGACGCTTCGCGGAGCACCAGCGCGGCTTGAGGGGCGCGGCCTTGCGTGCTCGCGGGGCGCTGCTCACCGCTCGGGCTCAGGATGGGCTGGGCGCGTTGGTCGCGGGGCCGTTGCGGCCTCTGTTTCTCGCGGCGGGTGCGTCGTGA
- a CDS encoding vWA domain-containing protein, with product MSFGFPWGLLALGALVPLVAAYFLRRRQKPVVVSALFLWRRPSPRAEAGPRWERFTREASLLLEVLAVVAAALFLADVRWGDSARVRHLVLVVDGSLSMSARGPDGVSVLEQVRREAAARVESEEATQVTLLASGGTPRMLAGPEVEPSRALAALESFQAQGADHDPMPTLIWAQELAGAGRRVAFFTDVPPVNAALVPASVRWTALGTARGNVALVSAQRRDEGPTATVTLRVARFGEAPEEVDVRVRALPGAGAKAGTERVERVQLPEEGTATVRLTFQEAGDVEVSLPDDALPEDGQVRLPPAPMRPIAVALAQGLGAPEQTALERFLAVSPEVARGAEGSETDAVLVLGPPGTDARVTVGAGGAPRTFVGPFFSEKGHPLLDDVQLSGVRWTAGDNPPGKPLVSAGDAVLVSEEADGRVHVNVDLSRSNVQRVSAWPVLLSNLVREARRTREGFPRRQLMLGEPLPVVTLAGARYTLVGPGGSRPVFGAGEVSLSPPTGPGAYSLERGGDVVDTAQVLALDARESDLRERGRAEVPAREAGDDDAGGSAPGRARWPLVLLLAALVADFYLTRRETPGASGASAPSTGGAS from the coding sequence GTGAGCTTCGGTTTCCCGTGGGGGCTGCTGGCGCTGGGTGCGCTCGTGCCGCTGGTGGCGGCGTATTTCCTGCGGCGCCGGCAGAAGCCGGTGGTGGTGAGCGCGCTCTTCCTGTGGCGCAGACCCAGTCCCCGCGCCGAGGCGGGGCCTCGCTGGGAGCGCTTCACGCGGGAGGCGTCGCTGCTGCTGGAGGTGCTGGCGGTGGTGGCCGCCGCGCTCTTCCTGGCGGACGTCCGGTGGGGAGATTCGGCGCGGGTCCGGCACCTGGTGCTGGTGGTGGATGGGAGTCTGTCCATGTCCGCGCGCGGGCCGGACGGTGTGTCGGTGTTGGAGCAGGTGCGGCGCGAGGCGGCGGCGCGCGTGGAGTCGGAGGAGGCGACGCAGGTGACGCTGCTGGCCAGTGGCGGCACGCCGCGCATGCTCGCGGGGCCGGAGGTGGAGCCTTCTCGGGCGTTGGCCGCGCTGGAGTCCTTCCAGGCGCAGGGCGCGGACCATGACCCGATGCCCACGCTCATCTGGGCGCAGGAACTGGCGGGGGCGGGACGGCGCGTGGCCTTCTTCACGGATGTTCCTCCGGTGAACGCGGCCCTGGTGCCCGCATCCGTGCGGTGGACGGCGCTGGGGACCGCGCGAGGCAACGTGGCGCTGGTCTCCGCGCAGCGGCGTGATGAGGGGCCCACTGCCACGGTGACGCTGAGGGTGGCGCGTTTCGGGGAGGCGCCGGAGGAGGTGGACGTTCGGGTCCGCGCGTTGCCAGGGGCCGGTGCGAAGGCCGGCACGGAGCGGGTGGAACGCGTGCAGCTTCCGGAGGAGGGCACCGCGACGGTCCGGTTGACGTTCCAGGAAGCGGGCGATGTGGAGGTGTCGCTCCCAGACGACGCGTTGCCCGAGGACGGCCAGGTGCGGCTGCCGCCCGCGCCCATGCGGCCCATCGCGGTGGCGTTGGCGCAGGGACTGGGCGCTCCCGAGCAGACCGCACTGGAGCGGTTCCTCGCGGTATCGCCGGAGGTGGCGCGCGGAGCGGAGGGCTCGGAGACGGACGCGGTGTTGGTGCTGGGCCCGCCGGGGACGGATGCGCGGGTGACGGTGGGGGCGGGCGGCGCGCCGCGCACCTTCGTGGGGCCGTTCTTCTCCGAGAAGGGGCACCCGCTGCTGGATGACGTGCAGCTTTCGGGCGTGCGGTGGACGGCAGGGGACAATCCGCCTGGAAAGCCATTGGTGAGCGCCGGGGACGCGGTGCTGGTGTCCGAGGAGGCGGACGGCCGGGTTCACGTCAACGTGGACCTGTCGCGTTCGAACGTGCAGCGCGTGTCCGCGTGGCCGGTGCTGCTGAGCAATCTGGTGCGAGAGGCCCGCCGCACGCGGGAGGGGTTTCCTCGGCGGCAGCTGATGCTGGGCGAGCCGCTGCCAGTGGTGACGCTCGCAGGTGCGCGTTACACGCTCGTGGGGCCGGGTGGCAGCCGGCCGGTGTTTGGCGCGGGCGAGGTGTCGCTGTCTCCTCCCACCGGGCCGGGGGCCTATTCGCTGGAGCGTGGCGGCGACGTGGTGGACACGGCGCAGGTGCTGGCGCTGGACGCCCGGGAGTCGGACCTGCGTGAGCGCGGACGCGCGGAGGTGCCGGCACGTGAGGCCGGCGACGACGACGCGGGAGGCAGCGCGCCGGGCCGGGCCCGATGGCCTCTGGTTCTTCTGCTCGCCGCACTGGTGGCGGACTTCTACCTCACGCGGCGAGAGACGCCGGGCGCCTCAGGGGCGAGTGCGCCAAGTACCGGGGGCGCGTCATGA